DNA from Pseudomonadota bacterium:
GTGGCGCCGACCGCGGCACGAGCGTCGTCAAACAGCGTGTAGAAGACGGGTACCACCAACAGCGTCAGGACGGTCGCGGTCGTCAAACCGCCGATGAGCGTGAGCCCGAAGCTCTTGTAGCTCAAGCTCATGCTGCTCGAGTCGCCAAGCGTCACCGGCAGCATGCCGCAAACCGTGGTGCCTGCGGTCATCAGGATCGGCCGGAAGCGGCGCTCGGCCGCCAGCAGCAACGCCTCCGTACGAGCGCGCCCTTCCCTGCGCAGGCGGTTTATGTAGTCCACCAGCACGATGCCGTTGTTGACGACGACACCGATCAACAGCACGGCCCCGACGGCCCCCAGGAAGTCCACGTCCCGTCCGGTCGCGAAATGCAGCCAGATCACTCCAACGCTGGCCAGCGGGATGGTAACGAGCACCGACAGCGGCAAGACGAAACTCTCGAACAGGAAGCCGATCAGCAAGTAGATGAATAGGACGGACACGACGCCGGCGAAACGCATCGCCTGCATGTCTTCCTCGTCTGCGTCGCGGCCTGAGTCACCGCTACCGAAGACAATGCCCTCGGGCAGGCCGAAGCCCTCGAGCCGCTCGGCGATCCGCTCCCTGGTCAGGTCCTCCTCGCCTTGCTTGAGGTCGAGGGCAATGCGGTAGGCGATGCGCTTGCCGCGCCGGAAGATCTGCTTGGGGCTGCGAAGAAACTCTACATGGGTCAACGCCGACAGCCTGGCTGCCTGTCCGGAGGCCGTGGGGACGGCGAAGTCTTCGAGCTTCTCGAGGCTGTCGCGATCTTGCTCGCGGAAACGGATTCGCACCGGGATTTCGCTGCCGGCGCGATGAATCCTCGGCAAGGACTGCCCCCTCAGCGCATAGCCGACCACTGCCGCGATGACTCGCGGGCTCACTCCCCGCCACTGCGCGCGTTCCCTATCGATCAGCAGTCCGAGCTCGTTGGGGGTCCTTTCGCCCCAGCGTTTGACACCTACTACGCCGTCGACCTCGGACAAGCGGGCTCTCAGCTGCGCGCCGACCTCGGCAAGCTGTTCGTGGTCGTCCCCCAACAGCACGATCACCTGGCTGGACTTCTTCTCCTCGTCTTCCTCGTCCGTACCGGTGTAGTACTTGACTCCCGGGGTGTCGGGCAGCGCGGCGATTACGCGGTCTCTAGCCTCGCGCACGCCTTTCGGTGCCTGGGCCGGAAGCCAGCCTTCGACCTTGCCCCAGTTCGCGGCATAGACGACGAGGTAACCCTCGAGACCTAGCTCGGGCCGCAGCCGCTCGAGCGCACGTTCGATGGGTGCGAAGAACGCCGCCGCGTCGTCGACGCTCAGGCTCCCGGGCAGGTCCATCTCGATCTCGAACGTACGCCGGTCGTCGTCGGACACCGGAACCACCCCGACACTGGCCCCGGGACCTTGCACCGTGAGCACGAACACCGCCGCGAGGAGCAGTACCAGGTCGAGTCGTCTCCTGAGAAAGAAAGCCAACAGCCGTACGTAGAGCGCGCCAAGCCGCCCCACCGATAACCGGTACGCGCCGCTCAACACCCGCTCCAGAGCGGCTCGAGCCTTCGAAACAAGGCCGCCTTGCGGCCGCCGGACCTTGCCGAGCGTCATGTACACGCCGAGAGGCACCACCAAGAGCGCAACGAACAGCGATGCGATCAGCGACACGCAGACGGGAAACGAAAGCCTGAGGAGCAAGAACTGAGCCTTGCCTTCCACGAGCGAGACCGGAAGAAAGACCACAACCGTCGTAAGCGTGGCCAGCACGATCGCGAGCGCGATCTGCCCGGCGCCACGAATGCAGGCTTGTCTGAGCGGTGTGCCCGACTGATGCAGGCGGTGGACGTTCTCGGCAACGACCACCGAGTTGTCTACCAGGAGGCCAACGCTAATGATCAGCCCGAGCAGCGAAAGCACGTTGAACGTCTCCCCCGCAAAGTACATGACGGCGATCGCTATCAGCATGCTGAGTGGTATCGACAGCGTGATTACGAGGGTCATGCGGAAGCGGAGCAGAAAGAAAAACAGCACCACTATCGCGAATACACCCCCCACAAGGCCGCTGGTCACCAGGGTGTCGAGGGAATCCCTGATAACGGCGCCCTGCGAGAACAGGATCGCCATCTCCAGGCCCTGGAGTCTGGGGCTGCGCGAGAGCCGCTGAAACTCCTGCCGCAGGGCACGGCTGACCGCGATGGTGTTCGCCTGCCCCTCCTTCATCACGCGCAGGGCGAGGGCCGGTTTGCTGTTCACCCTGACCCGCCACGGAAGCTCCGGTACCGCGTAGCGAACGTCAGCCACGTCCTGCAGCCGCACGCTGGGGCTGACCAGCCGCCATCGCAGCGCGCTCAAATCGGGAAACAGCGCAAGCGAGCGCAACAAGAGCTTGCGCTCCCCCTCCCGTACCGTTCCGCTTGCCAGGGAGAAGTTGTCGCGCGCCAGGTCTTGGGCGAGCTGGTAGATGTTGAGCCCTGCAGCGGCCGTCTTCGAGCGGTCGAGCTCGATCAGTATCTCCTTTTGCTGGAGGCCTCCGGCGCTGACCGTTGCCACCCCGTCGACACGCGACAGGGGCAAGACGACTTCCTTTTGGATGAGCTCGTAGGGATCTTTGAGCTCGGGATCCACGGCAAGACCCAGCATCATTATCGGGATGCCGGATGCGTCGTGCTTCTCGATCCGCACGCGCTCGACGTCGCTCGGCAGGCGTGCCTTGGCGCGCTCGATGCGGTCACGTACCTCACGATAAGCAACGTCCATGTCGGTGCCTTGCTTGAAGCTCAGCGACACGCGTCCGCCCCTCGCCATGGTTCTGGAATCGATTTCGCTGAGGCCTCGGACCGTCGAGAGCTCCTCCTCGAGCGGCAGCAGAATCTTGTCCAAGACCTCCTGCGGAGGAGCATCGCGCCAGCGTGCGCGCACCCTCAGCGACGGCTGCTCGAAGCCTCGTGGCACCAGCTCGAGAGGCAGTCCGAACGCCGTGATGATCCCGACGACGATCGTGGTGCCGGCAAGAACGAGGACCGAGATCCGTCGATCAAGCGAAAAGCTGGGAAGCCTGTCTCGCCAGGCGCTCTGCGCGTCGCGCATCGTCCCTCACACACCCCCGCCCTCGAATTGCGCCGGAGCGCCGGCATGCGCGCGCGCCGGGAAGATGCGCGCGATCGCTCGATCCACGAGAAAATAGAGCGTCGGGATCACGATCAACGTCAGCACCGTGGAGGACACCAGGCCGCTGATGACCGCGATCGCCAGGGGCGTGCGAATCTCGGCCCCGTCGCCGAGTCCCACAGCCATCGGCAGCAGGCCCAGCACGGTCGTGGCGCTCGTCATGAGAATAGGTCTCAAACGCACCCCTCCCGCGGTGACAACCGCAAGACCCAGCTCGGTCCCCCGGCGCCGCAACCGGTTCGTGTAGTCGACCAGCACGATGGCGTTGTTCACGACGATGCCCGCCAGCATGATCATCCCGAGGAACACCACCACCGAAAGGTTGATCTTGAACGCGTGCAGGGCGAGGACCGTTCCAACGAACGCAAGCGGAATCGTAAACAGAATGATCAAGGGATACAGCAAGGACTCGAACTGCGCGGCCATGATTACGTAGACCAAGAAGATAGATAGGCACAGAGCAAGCAGCAGGCTGCTGCGGCTGCGCTCCCACTCCTTGTTGTGCCCGGAGATCTCGAAGCTCACGTCGTCCGGCCACTGTAAGGCACCCTGCAAACGCACCTGAAGTGCCCTGACCGCGCTGCCCAGGGAGCCGGAGCCGATGCTCGCGCGGACGACGGCCGCCCGATGGCCGTCGATCCGCCTGACTTCGCTCGGACCCTCCCCGAGCTCGACTTTCGCCACCGCGCCCAGCCGAACCGGGCGTTCATGACCTCGGTTTACGACCAGCTCACGTATGTCGCCAACCGAGGACCGATCCTGCTCCGCCAGCCGGACAACTATGGGCACGCGACGATCCCTGAGGTTGTAGCGAGTGGCCATCCGCCCCTTGACTTCGTCTCGTACCAGGTTCGCCACCTCGGAGATGGCGAGCCCGTAGCGCATCAGCTGGTCACGGTTGTAGACGATCTGCACCTCGGGCGCCCCGCTCTGCAGGGTGGATTTGACGTCCGCCAGCTCGGGCA
Protein-coding regions in this window:
- a CDS encoding efflux RND transporter permease subunit, which encodes MRDAQSAWRDRLPSFSLDRRISVLVLAGTTIVVGIITAFGLPLELVPRGFEQPSLRVRARWRDAPPQEVLDKILLPLEEELSTVRGLSEIDSRTMARGGRVSLSFKQGTDMDVAYREVRDRIERAKARLPSDVERVRIEKHDASGIPIMMLGLAVDPELKDPYELIQKEVVLPLSRVDGVATVSAGGLQQKEILIELDRSKTAAAGLNIYQLAQDLARDNFSLASGTVREGERKLLLRSLALFPDLSALRWRLVSPSVRLQDVADVRYAVPELPWRVRVNSKPALALRVMKEGQANTIAVSRALRQEFQRLSRSPRLQGLEMAILFSQGAVIRDSLDTLVTSGLVGGVFAIVVLFFFLLRFRMTLVITLSIPLSMLIAIAVMYFAGETFNVLSLLGLIISVGLLVDNSVVVAENVHRLHQSGTPLRQACIRGAGQIALAIVLATLTTVVVFLPVSLVEGKAQFLLLRLSFPVCVSLIASLFVALLVVPLGVYMTLGKVRRPQGGLVSKARAALERVLSGAYRLSVGRLGALYVRLLAFFLRRRLDLVLLLAAVFVLTVQGPGASVGVVPVSDDDRRTFEIEMDLPGSLSVDDAAAFFAPIERALERLRPELGLEGYLVVYAANWGKVEGWLPAQAPKGVREARDRVIAALPDTPGVKYYTGTDEEDEEKKSSQVIVLLGDDHEQLAEVGAQLRARLSEVDGVVGVKRWGERTPNELGLLIDRERAQWRGVSPRVIAAVVGYALRGQSLPRIHRAGSEIPVRIRFREQDRDSLEKLEDFAVPTASGQAARLSALTHVEFLRSPKQIFRRGKRIAYRIALDLKQGEEDLTRERIAERLEGFGLPEGIVFGSGDSGRDADEEDMQAMRFAGVVSVLFIYLLIGFLFESFVLPLSVLVTIPLASVGVIWLHFATGRDVDFLGAVGAVLLIGVVVNNGIVLVDYINRLRREGRARTEALLLAAERRFRPILMTAGTTVCGMLPVTLGDSSSMSLSYKSFGLTLIGGLTTATVLTLLVVPVFYTLFDDARAAVGATVRAACSTTPRASSNAG